Proteins encoded within one genomic window of Psilocybe cubensis strain MGC-MH-2018 chromosome 2, whole genome shotgun sequence:
- a CDS encoding Peptidyl-tRNA hydrolase yields the protein MTRHSVGQLVIDALATRLGIRLTSDRGGYSGQGNVLIGETRVNLALYKSKSLMNISGPSIVKAYRQTVNSPTSMIVLADSLSHRVEAVSMKLGGSANGHNGVKSIISALGGEMGFYRLRLGIGRDESDAAEYVMRQLSSYERRYWVNEGLDLVLHEIEKVALKIR from the exons ATGACCCGTCATAG CGTCGGGCAACTTGTAATAGATGCTTTGGCAACCAGATTGGGCATTCGTTTAACATCGGACCGTGGAGGTTACTCTGGTCAAGGCAATGTGCTCATTGGCGAGACGAGAGTCAACCTTGCTCTCTACAAATCAA AGTCCCTGATGAATATTTCCGGTCCTTCCATCGTCAAAGCCTACAGGCAAACAGTAAACTCTCCAACTTCAATGATTGTACTCGCCGACTCTTTATCACACCGTGTTGAAGCCGTATCTATGAAACTTGGAGGCTCTGCCAATGGGCACAACGGTGTCAAAAGCATAATTTCCGCACTTGGTGGGGAAATGGGTTTTTATCGTTTACGCCTTGGTATAGGACGCGACGAGTCCGACGCGGCTGAGTACGTTATGCGCCAACTTTCGTCGTACGAACGACGATACTGGGTGAATGAGGGCCTTGACCTTGTTCTCCATGAAATAGAAAAGGTAGCGCTGAAAATACGATAA